Proteins encoded within one genomic window of Callithrix jacchus isolate 240 chromosome 11, calJac240_pri, whole genome shotgun sequence:
- the SNX10 gene encoding sorting nexin-10 isoform X2, with protein sequence MFPEQQKEEFVSVWVRDPRIQKEDFWHSYIDYEICIHTNSMCFTMKTSCVRRRYREFVWLRQRLQSNALLVQLPELPSKNLFFNMNNRQHVDQRRQGLEDFLRKVLQNALLLSDSSLHLFLQSHLNSEDIEACVSGQTKYSVEEAIHKFALMNRRFPEEDEEGKKENDIDYDSESSSSGLGHSSDDSSSHGCKVNTAPQES encoded by the exons ATGTTTCCAGAACAACAGAAAGAG GAGTTTGTAAGTGTCTGGGTTCGAGATCCTAGGATTCAGAAGGAGGACTTCTGGCATTCTTATATTGACTATGAGATATGTATTCAT ACTAATAGCATGTGTTTTACTATGAAAACATCCTGTGTACGAAGAAGATATAGAGAATTTGTGTGGCTGAGGCAGAGACTCCAAAGTAATGCATTGCTGGT aCAACTGCCAGAACTTCCATCTAAAAACCTATTTTTCAACATGAACAATCGCCAACATGTGGATCAGCGTCGCCAGGGTCTGGAAGATTTCCTCAGAAA agTCCTACAGAATGCACTTTTGCTTTCAGATAGCAGCCTTCACCTCTTCTTACAGAGCCATCTGAATTCAGAAGACATTGAGGCCTGTGTTTCAGGGCAGACTAAGTACTCTGTGGAAGAAGCAATTCACAAGTTTGCCTTGATGAACAGACGTTTCcctgaagaagatgaagaaggaaaaaaagaaaatgatatagaTTATGATTCAGAAAG TTCATCCTCTGGGCTTGGACACAGTAGTGATGACAGCAGTTCACATGGATGTAAAGTAAATACAGCTCCGCAGGAAtcctga
- the SNX10 gene encoding sorting nexin-10 isoform X1, translating to MQRSETSPLKPPKQKIHKEFVSVWVRDPRIQKEDFWHSYIDYEICIHTNSMCFTMKTSCVRRRYREFVWLRQRLQSNALLVQLPELPSKNLFFNMNNRQHVDQRRQGLEDFLRKVLQNALLLSDSSLHLFLQSHLNSEDIEACVSGQTKYSVEEAIHKFALMNRRFPEEDEEGKKENDIDYDSESSSSGLGHSSDDSSSHGCKVNTAPQES from the exons atGCAACGGAGTGAGACCTCGCCTCTTAAACCCCcgaaacaaaaaatacacaag GAGTTTGTAAGTGTCTGGGTTCGAGATCCTAGGATTCAGAAGGAGGACTTCTGGCATTCTTATATTGACTATGAGATATGTATTCAT ACTAATAGCATGTGTTTTACTATGAAAACATCCTGTGTACGAAGAAGATATAGAGAATTTGTGTGGCTGAGGCAGAGACTCCAAAGTAATGCATTGCTGGT aCAACTGCCAGAACTTCCATCTAAAAACCTATTTTTCAACATGAACAATCGCCAACATGTGGATCAGCGTCGCCAGGGTCTGGAAGATTTCCTCAGAAA agTCCTACAGAATGCACTTTTGCTTTCAGATAGCAGCCTTCACCTCTTCTTACAGAGCCATCTGAATTCAGAAGACATTGAGGCCTGTGTTTCAGGGCAGACTAAGTACTCTGTGGAAGAAGCAATTCACAAGTTTGCCTTGATGAACAGACGTTTCcctgaagaagatgaagaaggaaaaaaagaaaatgatatagaTTATGATTCAGAAAG TTCATCCTCTGGGCTTGGACACAGTAGTGATGACAGCAGTTCACATGGATGTAAAGTAAATACAGCTCCGCAGGAAtcctga
- the SNX10 gene encoding sorting nexin-10 isoform X3, whose product MCFTMKTSCVRRRYREFVWLRQRLQSNALLVQLPELPSKNLFFNMNNRQHVDQRRQGLEDFLRKVLQNALLLSDSSLHLFLQSHLNSEDIEACVSGQTKYSVEEAIHKFALMNRRFPEEDEEGKKENDIDYDSESSSSGLGHSSDDSSSHGCKVNTAPQES is encoded by the exons ATGTGTTTTACTATGAAAACATCCTGTGTACGAAGAAGATATAGAGAATTTGTGTGGCTGAGGCAGAGACTCCAAAGTAATGCATTGCTGGT aCAACTGCCAGAACTTCCATCTAAAAACCTATTTTTCAACATGAACAATCGCCAACATGTGGATCAGCGTCGCCAGGGTCTGGAAGATTTCCTCAGAAA agTCCTACAGAATGCACTTTTGCTTTCAGATAGCAGCCTTCACCTCTTCTTACAGAGCCATCTGAATTCAGAAGACATTGAGGCCTGTGTTTCAGGGCAGACTAAGTACTCTGTGGAAGAAGCAATTCACAAGTTTGCCTTGATGAACAGACGTTTCcctgaagaagatgaagaaggaaaaaaagaaaatgatatagaTTATGATTCAGAAAG TTCATCCTCTGGGCTTGGACACAGTAGTGATGACAGCAGTTCACATGGATGTAAAGTAAATACAGCTCCGCAGGAAtcctga